A stretch of Palaemon carinicauda isolate YSFRI2023 chromosome 34, ASM3689809v2, whole genome shotgun sequence DNA encodes these proteins:
- the LOC137626778 gene encoding uncharacterized protein, whose protein sequence is MLNIGLAPVLLAQLPKYIDTWIQERTLRDALDVPAAELVYGGPLVLPAKFFPSPTSDDDLQRIPHVVGKFTPCCQNYKPPAKHYISTDLHFAMHIFLHSDTRKLPLTPHYLVIQRSPKAFLLNIRGKEDWVSIDCLKHAYILPDDPPSVRLSRSRIVVGWQETLENGSLRLNVDNIEAMVDTKDVRGRLSIFESRGTVIKHVEQFRYSESTKSQNGRCEAEVDNRIKAAWGKFKEVTGVVCNRENGIKVKV, encoded by the exons ATGCTGAATATTGGGTTAGCGCCTGTGCTTCTTGcccaacttccaaagtacatcgacacatggattcaaga GAGGACTCTTAGAGACGCCCTCGACGTCCCGGCAGCTGAATTGGTGTATGGCGGCCCGTTGGTCCTCCCTGCCAAATTCTTCCCTTCTccaacctccgacgacgatctccagcgtatacctcacgtcgtgggaaaatttactccatgctgccagaattacaagcccccagctaagcattacatatcgacagacttgcactttgcaatgcacatcttcctgcACAGCGACACTAGGAAGCTACCGCTAACGCCCCATtaccttgtgatccaacgcagtccgaaagcattcctactaaacattcggggcaaagaggaCTGGGTTTCTATTGACTGTCTCAAACAtgcttatatcctgccagatgacccgccttcagttcgcctctctagatca AGAATAGTTGTAGGGTGGCAAGAGACTTTAGAAAATGGTAGTTTGAGGTTGAATGTGGATAATATTGAAGCCATGGTTGACACTAAGGATGTAAGGGGCAGATTATCCATATTTGAAAGTAGAGGAACAGTTATAAAAcatgtagaacaatttagatactcggAATCTACTAAAAGTCAGAATGgaagatgtgaggctgaagttgataaCAGGATAAAAGCTGCATGGGGAAAGTTTAAGGAAGTAACAGGAGTGGTATGTAATAGGGAAAATGGCATCAAGGTAAAAGTCtga